In Acanthopagrus latus isolate v.2019 chromosome 6, fAcaLat1.1, whole genome shotgun sequence, the genomic window AGCATGTAACCACATATATGTGAGTCTACACTAAATCCAAATTCATTCAGTTTCCAAACTGGAGCACGATGCACAAATTCGCGTATTTCTTTGCTAATATCGTCAATGGAATTGATGGAAGTACTgaactttacttgagtatttccaccCTCTGCTACGTTATACTGCCACTCCACTACGTTGTTCTATTTAGTCCATTACATTTATCAGATATCTTTCGTTACTAGTAACTTCGCAGGTTTGCCTGCGGCATCAAAGCTAAAgtagtgttattattattactattatcattatgatCTTATGGACaataggaaaaacaaaacaataatatagtataatataatataacatatcTACATAATGAACCTATTGTACAGTGCTAAcatatgttcatatttttgaatatatttgatGATTCTCTGAGAGTCTCTGGATATATGGATGTGTGTGCGTTCCTGTGTGCACGTGAACTCACAGTGGTCTGTGCAATGTTTTGTGTGCAGGACTATTTCTGAACACTTAGGGGCAGTGCAGGTCAACAGGCAGGAGGGAGAGGCTgcgtttaagaaaaaaaaaaaacaaggagatgCGGGTTCACGGGAGGTCGAGGAGAGTGTAGGCTTTTTTTGTGCGGTGGAGGCGGATGACGCCACATCTCTTCTCTCCAAAGTCATCATGTAacggtgggggaggggggggacatCTACAGTGGGGTTCTGTGTCATGGGAGGGGGACGATGAAACAGTGCGAGCAAAGGAGGGCGGTGAAAGAAAGCAGGAGAGACAGCTAGACGGAggcagaggggggagaaaggCCGAGTGGGAACTCGTCGCAGATGTAATTGGCggaggtgagaggaagagaggcacCGGGATGCCTCTCGACAGGTAGAAAAAGGACAGGATTTGCAGGCAAGGGCACATTTGTACGGATGTGTTGTTTGAAGATATGGAGAGGAGCTGGATCTAAAGAGACGACAGAGGCTGAGAGGGAGGTGGATACATCTCCACTGGAGTTGCATGGGAATACAGAGAAATGGCTGAGAACTGCAGTTGgcgacacagagagaggaggaaaacagcgAGGGAACGCTGCCCGTGGGGAGACATGCGAACTGCATCATCAGCTCCCTAATGAGGGGTCATTAAATCGTTCATCAggcacacacaatcacagctcCCGCCACTGTGCCTCGACGGCTGGGCCACGCTCCACCACCCTAATGGTCATTGATGGAGCACTCTCAGTCGGAGCAGAGGAGTGCCTTTCATGCACAACAGGACACTCAAAACCACACCACCACGTGAAAACACACCGAGTTCGAGGAAAAATCAAATGCCACGGGGGCTGGTCCTTTGAGATATACTGCACATTTTTTCAaagctttgtctttttttttttttctcatgtgtgaATACCCAGAATCCCAGCCAAGAGACaggggagggaaaagaaaaaaagcatcctAAAAGTTTATCCAGTCGACCATTCTCTCTCATGCATGTGGAGTCGCAGATTAATGGCGCGTCGTGTCAAATGAGGCACGGTTGCCGTACCTTAAAGGATTCAAAgaagcctcctcctcctccacctcctcctcctgctcctccgcCGCCCCCGTTCTCCAGCTTATCTTCGTCTCCACCCAGACCCATCATGGACTGGCTGTTCATGTGCAGCTCCTCGTACAGAGTCTCCAACAGGGCCGAACGCGTGCGCTCCTGCCCGCAACACAGCCACAGAGTCAGTTCTGCGCAGGTACAAACGCTGACCTTGAAATCTAAAAAACTCAAGTTAGTTCATCAACAGAAAATCGAGGGATATGGGTGACACTGATGAAATGTGTACGACAGCACCGCATCAGGGTGACAGACAGCAGCGCTGGCGGCACTTCAGAGAAATATCTTAACAGCTCGTCTTACTTTCAGAGatacagaaaaaacatctttctgtcTACAGAAGGAATTCCTAAACTCCTGGCTCAAACCTCGTATCTCATCCTAAGACATCCTAAGTAGAATTGAAAACCTCAATCTTCAGTCGGCACTGGTTATGCAATGCCCGTATCCATAAAATAACAGATGTCTCACTTCACATGTCTCTGGCTAGCTAGTTTAATGGACATGAAAAGACAGGTTGACATCAATATCAGCTTCTCCAACTGACAGCAAAGATGGTAGCTTCTCAAAAAGGTTTTCATTGTCATTATAAACATTTCCCATCAGGCCAACACCAATGTAAGCTTTGTCCACAGGCTAATAGCGACGATAGCTCCTCCAACAGGCTTATACCTGTGTTAACCTCTTCAgcaagctaacactgatgtttgCTTCTTCAACAGGCTAACGTCAGTTTTAGCTTCTCTACAGGCTAACATCAATTTTAGCTTcttcaacaggctaacatcagttttagcttctccaacatgcTAACACCAGTTTTTGCTTCtccaacatgctaacatcagtgttaagTTTTTCAACAGGCAGACACCAATTTTAGCTTCTCtacaggctaacatcagttttagcttctccaacaggctaacatcagttttAGCtcctccaacaggctaacatcagttttagcttctccaacaggctaacatcagttttAGCtcctccaacaggctaacatcagttttagcttctccaacaggctaacatcagttttagcttctccaacaggctaacatcagttttagcttctccaacaggctaacatctgTGTTAACTTCTTCAACAGGGTAGCATTAGTGATATCTTCTCCGACAGGCTTACATTGGTGTAAGCTCCACCAACAGGCTTACCGTAGTGTTACCTCCTTCAACAAGCTAACACTGGTGATAGCCTCTTAAGTAGGCTTACATTAGTGTTAGCCTCTGCAGCAGGCAAACATCAGTGATAGCTTTTCCAACCGTCTAAAatcattaatatcattattttttaatttggattaCTGAGGACTGAACCCAGTGTTTCTAATTAATCTCTAAAAATAAAACGCCATTTGTTCCCAACTGCATGTGATTGTAATACCAAAAATCCTAAATCCTAAACTGAGGATACTGAAGATTGAAACTCAGGAGGTTTATAAATCACGGACCCAGCACTTAGAGCTCCTGTGGGTTGTGGTATAATCGTCTCTGGTATCACTCACTATCAAGAGCACAGGCAGCAGGATGCACACCTTTGCGTACTGGCGCGTACTCgagcgtacacacacacacacacacaaacacactgcaggcgTTCATGCTTCTATAGCGCAGCGTGCATCGCAGCACTCGTCTCACCTCCAGCTTGGCGAACTTCTCGGCCTTGTAGCAGGCGTACTCCGCGTTGATGAGCTTGGTAAATAGGAACTCGCGGAAGTCGAGTCCCTGAGGGAGGCAAATAGAGAGACGGAGAGGCGGAGAGTATGAAGGCTTATGATGTCTGCTTGTAAAAGGAGAATTGAGTTTGGGAATTTGCGTGACTGCTGACCTTTTTGAAGATGGCAGGGTCAGGCAGAGCAGGCCCGAAGAAAGGTACATCATCCCGCGCTGTGACAGACACCTGGAGGCAAAAAGCGAGTGAGCACAGTCTTTAATACGTGTGCTACTTTTTAAGGCTGCACAGAAGATTGAGAGCTCCTGAATAATGAATGACTGAATCTGAAATGGGTTTTACAGGTCACTGCGTGTCAAACGCGCTTAATACACTCGCCGTCCTTGAAAACCGACCTTGTAGGTGACGTTGTCCGTGCACGCAttctccacctgcaccaccaCGTACGCGTGCAGGAAGTTGGACTGGATCATGTCGGGCACAAAGGGCGTGTTCTCCTCCTGGAACACGATGGCTACGATGTCGTTGCCTATgtgcctcttcctctgcagctggaCGGCATGGACAAACCAAATTAACAGCAGCGGAAACATCTCAAATGACCGGTTGGAGAGTCGGAAACACGGGATCACTTCCAGGACTTGCAATGAAAGACTGACAAGGAATAAATATAGTCACCAGCAGAGAGGTGGGCACGACTTCGATCCAAGAGTTCAACCATTCTTTAGATAGCCCAGTTTTACACCAGCTAAACAATTTTAATTATTGTGtcttttatctttctttcttgatTTAATCCATTTCTAAAGTTGCCAGAAAAGGGAAATCTATAGACAAATATAGTAAAGCTCATATGTGTACATGTGCAGAACATCTATGAATGCGCCGCATGTGCTGGCCTAGAAAAACCCATAAATCCTGGTAATCTGTGGGAGCCAGGACGAGGTTAGAATAATTTAAGTCCAAGGTTTAAATGGCTGTTGGTGGTGTAGAATATAAGGCATCTGAATACAGGGCGGAGGCGCCGCAGAGTCAAACAAAAATGGTTTATGATTCTGCAGGTCGCTGAAAGTTAGTGACCTGTATCATCCCTGCATTTTCACCCGGTCGCCaaaaagcttaaaaagttgCCAAAAGGACACCCGCGCACTTGGAGGACGACGTGACTCTGCTTCGAGTTTTCAGTTTCCTATTCAAGCAATATCTTTTAAAACCCTCCGCAGTGCCAAGCATCAGGGACGTGACTCAACCCCCACCGCCTCATCGTCTTTTGCTGGGAACTCACAAAGGTCCCATAAATATCAGAGAAGATGACTTTCACCCTCCTTTCTGAAAAATTCATCTACCTTTTAATATGTCGAAATGTGTGCGATTAGGATTTTTGCAATAGCTGGGTGCAAATTTAAACGCGATAAACAGTGTTGAtgaagtgtttttctctcagtaatcaaacagtaaaatactACAACTGCTGATGATAATAATAGATTTGAAAACATCCACATATAGTCTGTTCAGCctttctcatcatcatcatcatcaagtcaGTCTGGCCCAAATGATTCCACGGCACGTAAGCCAAAGCAGATATGGATATGTTGATATTCCTCTGTCAGTCATCGGGTCATTCAACAAACTCAAGCACAGACTTTTCACACAGCCACTTCACACCTGTTGCTGTCAGCTGTAATTTAGCAGCTGTAGTCGTAGCTGGCGCTCCAATAAAACGTCTCAAGAGTCGTCTAATTGTGTGCACTGTAAATATTGACTCCGGGATTTATAGAGGGTTCCTTTTTCGCTTATCAGTCCAATTACTTCACAGCCAGTCTGTTAAAAGTCCCACATGAGAACAATCAGCCATCTGTTTCAGGCGCCGGCGACGTTTTTTTTCGGAATTCGCTGATGTCATAAAAAGcgacaaataaaaagaaagcacCCCGAGCTCCATTTATCAAATAGTACAACTGTGTTAAGACTTCAATTCATCATCAAAAAAGCGCCTAATTTTCCTTGTAATTGCACTTCTAGACACAAGTTTCAGCgtgaaataacagtttttagAGGAAATCTGACAGATATAAATGAGCAGCAATTAAAAGTCATTAATAGGGGAAAAACAACCAGAGCTTATTTGACagattcaaacatgaaaattcgagtttttgccatttttacaTAGCTTGTTCAAGGCGTGAGTGTTGCGCTGTTGTTTCCAACCCCCCGCTGCTGTACTGCAGAAAACATACGAGACGAGGACTGAGGCACTGTTGTTGTGCCCTTTAGTCATCAGTGCAGATGTCTCTATAAAACAGGTAAGACGGCAGCGCGGGTGACATGCTGTTACATGCGCTGTTGTGCTACGCGTCACCCCTCTATTGCTTCAAAACGCTGGCATTGCTGTCCAAAATCACACACTTCGGGCGGGAGCCGAGCCAGCCAGTCTTCATTGCAGCAGTTTCTCTGGATCTCTGTGCAAGAATGGCCGTTGTTAAGATGTATTTCTAAGACTGAAGCGGGGTGGGACGAGAGTGAAACAGGAACCATGTGGCGGCAGAAGGAGGGCAGCCAGGTTACTACTGCATCATCCCCGAGCTTATGAGCTGTCAGCTTTAATATTTACTCACACGGGGGCTCTCTGAACCCAGATAGCTGAAAGATATTCACTCCAGTTTCCCTGTGCATACGGACTGCCAAACGCACCATAGACAGGCAGCCTAAAAAAACGGCTCAGGAAGCGTGGGGCTGGATAGAGACACctgaaacctttaaaaactgtcCGGTATATCCGCTCAAATCGGCTCATATTCAGTCAGATCTGGTTTCATTAATTCTGCGGTTCCTCCGCCCAGAAATAATGCCATGTTATTACAGTTGCACCTTGCCTCCCTCTCTCGAGCTCCCTCATGAATCATCCCATGTGGGTGTTATTTatgtcctctgtctctcttcttcatGCCTCGCCAATATGGACCGTCTGTGTGCGATGCGGGGTTACTGTGGTAACAAAGTTCAGGAGGCAGCTGAAGACTAATGCAGCCTTCTGCAACATGGCATCAAAGAGACGAGAGTCTCCAGTCACGGGCCGACGAGGGAGAAACTTCAGTGGCAGTAGGGAGAACAATGCAATGCTAGatctctaaaaaaaagaaagatatttcTCATGGAcagcggaggagggaggacatCAAACCTGCAAGCCTAAACAAGAGTTTACTCTTTGCAAAAACATGCTCATCACTATCTCCACTGCATTTGTAAAGCACAAGTTTTTTATAATTCGATCAGAGAATTATTCAGCACTAAGGGAAATTCATTTTACTTTTGGCTGACAGTAAAAATTAACGGATCACTATCACTTTCATACCGGTACAATAAATGTGAAAGCACCACCAGAAGACAGGTAGCTTAGCGTAGCACACAGAGTGTAGACAAGGGTAAACTGCTAGCCTCGCTCTGTCTGCCAACCAAAACCTCTAATACTCACTAATAAAGGTGTACTATGCTGGTTTTGTTGGTTGCTGTTTATAGACACAGAGATGTTAGCGAGAATGGAGCAGtgaatcagagagaaaaacatgttcGTTTTACAGCAGTTACGAtgtaaagcacaaacaaacacacccacacctcTACCCGCAACTCTACGGATTTTGTGTGAGTGCAGCCAGAATGCACACATCACCCGGTCTGTTGTTTGCCTCTCTGGtccatatttgtgtgtgtgtgtgtgtgtgtgtgaagctcaGCCCGGCCCTCGGTCAAACAGACAGAGACCTGCAGTTTCTTTCTACAACCATGACAGACTGAGAGCAGAGCCTGGTTACTACGATTTCATAGAGTCCCGCAGCCAGTAATACGCCCAGCTGGCTACACACTACTGCCTCTGACATGGCAAAATCCTGAGAAAAAATAAGATTATGTAGGCAGGTTTTCCTTTGGACATAGCAGGGCGAGCAATAGTTTAACATTTACGTCATAGATCTGAGAGCACTATTAATCTTCTCATGTAACTCTCAATGATAAAGGCACTAAGTGTATTTTCATGGACTGGAAATCTTTCAACCactgattttagttttttgctGATTCTAATTAGTGTCATTTAAAAAACCTTTCACAGCCTTGACCcattagctgctgctgccgccgccgcggTACGACACGTGGAGGAGTCACAAGAGGAGCCCTTTACAAATCAATTAGTGAAGCGAATTGCCCTGAAAGCACCAATTAGTTCCCCTGATAATTAATCATTGGAATGTCACTTTACCTGCTGTGAGTCTCCCTCCGTGTAAGGCAGCTTGGTGGACACATGGAACATAATCTCCTTATTATGGAAACTTGTGTAGACGGATTCTGTCCCCGTTTGCCCGTGAGTGACGTCCAGCCCACCCCGAAATCTggagcagaagaaagagaaggtTTTAAGGGCACGGGCAAGAAAAAgtagagagaaggaaaaaaaaaagagagagagagtaaaagaaAGTCAAGTAAAGGCAAAACGAGGACTGAGGTAAGCAGccaagaggaagacagaggagaggcgAACAGAGCGGTGTTAGGAGGGGAACACGAGAGCGTGCTCCCGGTCCTTCCACGCTCATCCATCATTGAGCGAATGCCAAGGGCACTTCTTCTGCCTACTCAATCACAATGTCAGCAGCACTGCAAATATCAGGACTCTCCaaatcgcttttttttttcagggattGCTTTAAAGCCAGCTCTGATCAATAGGTAGGTGAATGATAGACAGGAGGTGGCGTGCGGCACCGAGACTTGAAATCTGCCGCCGAGCCAACTGAGTTTAACCGAAAACCGTCCGAACCCTTTAAAGTCGTGAAGCTCAATCTTGTGGCCCAGAAACTCCAGGAACTCAACAAAGGCAGGACTTTCTTCCATGTTTCCAAAcagctcctcctctgatgtctgCACGGAGGGAAAAGCAGAGGACGTTTTTTCAGGAGGAGTGACACATGacttgaaaagtaaaaaaaagaagaaaaagattaGCGGCGGTATCTCTGAGGCGCACTCACCTGGCCAAACTTCTGATAAATGACTCCAAACTTGAAGTTGTTGCTGATCACGTGCTCGTCAAAGGTGACAATGAGCCTTGATGCCTGAGGATGAGAGAAGTGAGAGTTTACAGAGTTtctttggggagggggggggatgtAGTGTCGGTGGAGAAAGTAATAACTGGGAAAGTCTCAGTTAAGTGCTGCTGCCTACCTTCGGGTAGAGGACAGGATAAAACCTATCCACATTTACTTCTTCACAAACAAGctggaagtgaaaaaaagtacaatcagcttttctcatttttttttaaacatacagcAAAATATTTTTGGCTTCATATTCTCGCATGATACCTTGGCCATCTGAACCACGTTGGGGAACTCGGTAAGGCAGGAAATGGGAATCACATCATGGAAGGTTTTAAACTTTGTGCTGAGAGGCaaagaaacagtttgaaaagTCAAAATGCTCACTGTTCAGTTTCTAATCCAAAGAAATCCCCCGGCTgctttaatgattttttttccattggtGCTTTACATTCATGCAAGCGAACTGTCGGTTCTAAAGGGACGTTTCCTATAGATGCAGTGTGTGGCTGGGTTTATAATGATCTTTACATTTGATGTGTTTGAGCCAAGATTGCCTGGGAGAGGGTCAAACGGGCATCActactttttcagttttcagagaGTAAAGAAAAACTTCACGCAGAACGGGTGCTACAAAGTGAGCATCCTCGTTACCCTTTAAACTTTATGATGCAACAGCCAAGAGTGTTCTGaaaattgacattttaagaaaactTCTTGTCAGTTATCAGCATTTTGTGGCTTGTTTCTTGCCCTAAAATTTCAAATGGGATAAATATGTTAGCTAAGAAGCCAATAGGATTGTGCCAGAAGGAAAACAATACAAATCCTAAATCCTCTCATGCTTATTTACTCTGCTTATTTACTTCCTCATCATAAACTGGTGACTTTTTGTCTGGAGcgtacagcttttttttttcagatactACACAAACCCAAACAGTAAGACTCAGTACAAACTAACTGTAcactaaaataacaaacaacataaatcGGCACACAAACaattgcaaatgaaaatgtactgCTAAAAGTTAAGGGTGTTTAAATGGGAGCAATGGATGGAGACATAACTCAGCTCCAACCAGAGTATATAAtgattaaatataatatataataactCAGCTTCCACCAGAGTATATAATGGacttttacaacattaatgtgATGAAGACAGAGACCCTGCAGACGTTCACTCAATCATGCGAGACGGGGGGATTCTCTGTGTAATTGATAAAAGGTTGCTATACTTCATAACAGAAAAGCACTTTTCTCCTCAGTGAGTGGGTTACACTCTCCAGAGTAACACCACTAAAATACAAAGGCTTAACAACCTGCTATCCTCATGTTTGCTAGTGTTTTTCATGGAGTGTGGGGCTCTAacagcaaaataacaaaacaagcGATGATGACACATCATGTAGATCTCTTACAGATGCTTTAAATATGGACTGTGAGTCACTGCCTGTGACTAAACTAGCTGCGGGGACTGATTTTtactgtgggg contains:
- the si:dkey-166d12.2 gene encoding rap1 GTPase-activating protein 1 isoform X9, with the protein product MMTELRIAKNALLDGLLRSPPSKPFLKRRCLSDTSDLFAMIERMQGCRMDEQRCPLPPPLKTEEDYIPYPSVHEVLGRTSPFPLILLPQFGGYWIEGTNHEPKDAPEADQPPGSASHIKLETNSTAKIYRKQFMGKEHFNYYTMDAALGHLIFSIKYDVIGDQEHLRLMLRTKFKTFHDVIPISCLTEFPNVVQMAKLVCEEVNVDRFYPVLYPKASRLIVTFDEHVISNNFKFGVIYQKFGQTSEEELFGNMEESPAFVEFLEFLGHKIELHDFKGFRGGLDVTHGQTGTESVYTSFHNKEIMFHVSTKLPYTEGDSQQLQRKRHIGNDIVAIVFQEENTPFVPDMIQSNFLHAYVVVQVENACTDNVTYKVSVTARDDVPFFGPALPDPAIFKKGLDFREFLFTKLINAEYACYKAEKFAKLEERTRSALLETLYEELHMNSQSMMGLGGDEDKLENGGGGGAGGGGGGGGGFFESFKGRNCRHACYLPAYLPPWRSLSRCALPCWTPACFLLDKSFLDISSILCLCLLSHAASSLFKLLLHRAV
- the si:dkey-166d12.2 gene encoding rap1 GTPase-activating protein 1 isoform X10, whose translation is MMTELRIAKNALLDGLLRSPPSKPFLKRRCLSDTSDLFAMIERMQGCRMDEQRCPLPPPLKTEEDYIPYPSVHEVLGRTSPFPLILLPQFGGYWIEGTNHEPKDAPEADQPPGSASHIKLETNSTAKIYRKQFMGKEHFNYYTMDAALGHLIFSIKYDVIGDQEHLRLMLRTKFKTFHDVIPISCLTEFPNVVQMAKLVCEEVNVDRFYPVLYPKASRLIVTFDEHVISNNFKFGVIYQKFGQTSEEELFGNMEESPAFVEFLEFLGHKIELHDFKGFRGGLDVTHGQTGTESVYTSFHNKEIMFHVSTKLPYTEGDSQQLQRKRHIGNDIVAIVFQEENTPFVPDMIQSNFLHAYVVVQVENACTDNVTYKVSVTARDDVPFFGPALPDPAIFKKGLDFREFLFTKLINAEYACYKAEKFAKLEERTRSALLETLYEELHMNSQSMMGLGGDEDKLENGGGGGAGGGGGGGGGFFESFKPLPPAC